In Juglans microcarpa x Juglans regia isolate MS1-56 chromosome 7D, Jm3101_v1.0, whole genome shotgun sequence, the following are encoded in one genomic region:
- the LOC121238255 gene encoding uncharacterized protein LOC121238255, translating to MKLVKGGVNMIEPRGNDYILPPPGFIREEGIRDEQALRQVELNEPLELEIDCLAKFTNKNTINSIKLPSRVEIHKQIYKLHVAGFHLVLLQSSIGILFGDIFRESVCPVFYWRDIPPGNRRYIELMMLYLSKNMLIWRYRSLFLVLCAAYIFSLHLLRFKHMDTTIYV from the exons ATGAAGCTTGTGAAGGGTGGGGTCAATATGATAGAGCCTCGAGGCAATGACTACATCCTACCACCACCCGGCTTCATCAGAGAAGAAGGGATTCGAGATGAGCAAGCTCTTCGCCAAGTAGAGTTGAATGAGCCGCTGGAGTTagaaattgattg TTTAGCAAAATTCACCAACAAAAACACCATAAATTCAATTAAGCTTCCATCTCGCGTAGAAATTCACAAACAAATTTACAAACTCCATGTTGCGGGCTTCCATCTTGTTTTGCTTCAATCCAGCATCGGTATTTTATTCGGCGAT ATATTCAGAGAGTCTGTATGCCCTGTTTTCTATTGGAGGGATATACCACCTGGTAACAG aCGCTACATCGAGCTTATGATGCTGTATTTGTCAAAAAACATGCTTAT TTGGAGGTACAGGTCCTTATTTCTGGTGCTTTGCGctgcatatatattttcactCCATTTATTGCGTTTCAAGCATATGGATACTACAATTTATGTCTAG
- the LOC121239597 gene encoding LOW QUALITY PROTEIN: GPI mannosyltransferase 2 (The sequence of the model RefSeq protein was modified relative to this genomic sequence to represent the inferred CDS: inserted 1 base in 1 codon) produces the protein MWMREIQSPTQGPESSDNGNWWIFFPSRETFHWFSWLPRRWLLIDLVAIVILLVLIRSSKSSASALRPHMTITPTFGSKRHQSLVLRSSILSRLLLLALTIVWRTLLTPYDTSAPLNPSCLAHHHDPPPILFPSVASAVERGVVWDSVPFLRIAHCGYEYEQSYAFLPLLPXTISFLSRTVFAPLVPLIGYRAVLGLSGYVINNVAFVFVAIYFYKLSIIILKDSDSALRASILFCFNPASVFYSAIYSESLYALFSIGGMYHLVTGGNSIAVLLLALSSCARSNGVLNAGYFCFQTLHRAYDAVFVKKNAYLAVQVLISGALRCICIFTPFIAFQAYGYYNLCLGHSLDEMRPWCKARLPLLYNYIQSRYWGVGFLRYFQLKQLPNFLLASPILSLALCSIVYYAKSRPEIFFSLGFLASVEEKNSSAVFFSLETVQRSSIARFPDKSSSKIQGHHNLRQRKHMTRGDPVALPMKNDSLAKLGYLTVSCLPFILQLAFMAATSFFVMHVQVATRFLSASPPIYWFASNLMVQRRRWAYLIWAYSAAYILLGSLLFSNFYPFT, from the exons ATGTGGATGCGAGAGATTCAAAGCCCAACACAGGGGCCCGAGTCTAGTGACAATGGTaattggtggattttttttccttcaaggGAGACTTTCCATTGGTTTTCATGGCTGCCAAGGCGATGGCTACTGATAGACCTAGTGGCCATCGTCATACTCCTAGTGCTCATTCGTAGTTCTAAAAGTTCAGCATCGGCTCTCCGCCCCCACATGACGATCACCCCCACATTCGGCTCTAAGCGCCACCAATCACTGGTCCTTAGATCGTCGATCCTCTCCAGGCTTCTCCTTTTAGCTCTCACCATCGTCTGGCGCACACTCCTCACCCCCTACGACACCTCCGCCCCACTCAACCCTTCCTGCCTCGCCCACCACCACGATCCACCACCGATTCTCTTTCCCTCTGTGGCCTCCGCCGTCGAACGCGGCGTCGTGTGGGACTCCGTCCCCTTCCTCCGCATCGCCCACTGCGGCTACGAGTACGAGCAGTCCTACGCCTTCCTCCCTCTTCTCC TCACAATTTCCTTCCTCTCTCGCACGG tatTTGCGCCGTTGGTACCTTTAATCGGATATAGAGCGGTGCTGGGGCTGTCGGGCTATGTGATCAATAACGTCGCGTTTGTCTTCGTGGCGATATACTTTTACAA gctttcaattattattttgaaggaTTCTGACTCCGCATTGCGGGCTTCCATCTTGTTTTGCTTCAATCCAGCATCGGTATTTTATTCGGCGAT ATATTCAGAGAGCCTGTATGCCCTGTTTTCTATTGGAGGGATGTACCACCTGGTAACAGGTGGAAATAGTATTGCCGTTCTTCTGCTTGCTCTCTCTAGTTGTGCCAGGTCTAATGGAGTGCTTAACGCGGgctatttttgttttcagaCACTACATCGAGCTTATGATGCtgtgtttgtaaaaaaaaatgcttat TTGGCGGTACAGGTCCTTATTTCTGGTGCTTTGCGCTGCATATGTATTTTCACTCCATTTATTGCGTTTCAAGCATATGGATACTACAATTTATGTCTAGGACATTCCTTAGATGAAATGAGGCCCTGGTGCAAAGCAAGACTCCCTCTTCTGTACAACTATATTCAAAGTCGTTATTG GGGGGTAGGTTTCTTGAGATATTTTCAGCTGAAGCAGTTGCCAAACTTCTTACTCGCATCTCCTATATTGTCTTTGGCACTTTGTTCGATTGTCTATTATGCAAAGTCAAGGCCTGAAATTTTTTTCTCCCTGGGCTTTCTAGCTTCTGTTGAGGAAAAGAATTCTTCAGCTGTTTTTTTCTCTCTGGAGACGGTTCAAAGATCAAGTATTGCCCGCTTTCCAGATAAATCTTCTTCTAAGATTCAAg GGCATCACAATCTTAGACAGAGGAAGCATATGACTAGAGGGGATCCCGTTGCTCTCCCAATGAAAAATGATTCATTAGCAAAGCTTGGATACTTGACTGTCTCTTGTCTCCCATTTATTCTGCAATTGGCATTTATGGCAGCCACATCATTTTTTGTCATGCATGTGCAG GTGGCTACACGCTTTTTGTCTGCCAGCCCTCCCATTTATTGGTTTGCCTCAAATCTAATGGTACAACGTAGGAGATGGGCATATCTGATTTGGGCCTACTCTGCAGCCTACATACTTCTCGGCAGTTTgctattttcaaacttttaccCTTTCACATGA
- the LOC121239975 gene encoding non-specific lipid transfer protein GPI-anchored 6 translates to MLPIFNKATTKAEKTHSISLLVYLFLHINMGSNNAPLAFSYTLLLLLLLGFASSNLDQDRAECADQLVGLATCLPYVGGDAKTPTLDCCTGIKQVLEKSKKCLCVLIKDRDDPKLGLKINATLALALPSACHAPSNISECVSLLHLSPNSTEAKIFEGHSNSTKGSSAATVASVKGNSTGNGSSSAEEKSDGGRVGKMWLGAEMACGILLWFFTPYPPFYVW, encoded by the exons ATGCTACCCATATTCAATAAAGCCACAACCAAAGCAGAAAAGACACACAGCATCTCTCTCCTTGTCTACCTCTTTCTACACATCAACATGGGCTCCAATAACGCTCCTTTGGCATTCTCATACAccttgctgctgctgctgcttcttgGCTTTGCAAGCTCAAACTTGGACCAAGATAGAGCAGAATGTGCAGATCAACTAGTCGGTCTCGCCACATGTCTTCCTTACGTCGGTGGCGATGCCAAAACTCCCACCCTGGACTGTTGCACTGGAATCAAGCAAGTCCTTGAGAAGAGCAAGAAATGCCTGTGCGTCCTAATCAAGGACAGAGATGATCCCAAACTTGGCCTCAAGATAAACGCAACTCTCGCACTAGCACTCCCTAGCGCCTGTCATGCACCCTCTAACATATCCGAGTGTGTTT CCCTTCTGCATCTGTCACCTAATTCAACGGAGGCTAAAATATTCGAGGGACACTCGAACAGCACCAAAGGGAGCAGTGCGGCAACGGTTGCCAGTG TTAAGGGGAACTCCACCGGCAATGGATCAAGTAGTGCTGAAGAAAAAAGCGATGGTGGCCGGGTGGGAAAGATGTGGTTGGGAGCAGAGATGGCCTGTGGAATTCTGCTATGGTTTTTCACACCCTACCCACCGTTTTATGTTTGGTAG
- the LOC121239999 gene encoding atrophin-1 isoform X1, which translates to MSAKVDTTSAVEPHSSKMSGMSTLSAPPTSSQKVSMFAAKSGFVIPRNKLSGSLIPIIRGGKKLGGGDASNEESTNLTQRKTKWGPDLTQDAAVKRGRALAYQTRVDQIMQQLKLGSLEVGDTEGSPIAAEHPDHRSPSPHNNDKKSELLELEKREVIGEILKLNPSYKAPPDYKPLLKESSVPLPVKEHPGFNFIGLIFGPGGDNQKRLEKETGAKIQVYGTKAETGEKGEIKLSDGNEIHGAYEELCVQISAETFEKVDAAVSIIELLVTSVSGNLTAVSTISTSISGDNIDISRSQDAATSNVGTAALDQGVLQPVAGSTQTPLQGQFQFPSPWFPSGQSSGLIPPTNPSSPIFRNHVHLSSSPLNPSNMPSLFGPRPTPAAGPSSILQNQPVFPRPQPQTQVPWHPYMAQISPLGHIGPLRSPLQQPNVSAPLPFTGSQTLPTRPAPITGPLMASLSQPMSGSSSVWSGAPGGGSVSTSLGLSNMGQMAPQMVQPNRPHPQNPQPGVASMAPSNISTASLVSTITFSSRPSMPQISGAAVNHPIAAPHFLSNPPSQVRHPAAFSASVHHTPAPVPAPNSSVNPGLGALIPSPGSSTQPPLPMQSGITNSVAPSTPNFTVIKPPTVTAPSSGNFTFQPHGPQNPVSQTVATLSSQLATQSTSQVQPPAPQVSSFQLAAPKLIPQPVSQVFQRPSFSNLVGQPQAPVSPVPYARTPMGPPRHPSIPNASVSPRTPLPQMGLRNFSPAPQRPGFSGPIVPRPANPVQLQQNYPARMSRPDILFSPNQQFSNTLSFASSKAVSNPGGQQIYDPFSPTSVSTSKAEG; encoded by the exons ATGAGTGCAAAGGTCGACACGACATCTGCTGTTGAGCCTCACAGTTCTAAGATGTCTGGAATGAGCACATTATCTGCACCACCAACCAGTAGCCAAAAGGTCTCTATGTTCGCTGCAAAATCTGGATTTGTTATTCCAAGAAACAAATTGTCAGGCTCATTAATTCCTATCATTCGAGGAGGGAAAAAGCTGGGAGGAGGTGATGCGTCTAATGAGGAAAGTACCAACCTGACGCAGAGGAAAACAAAATGGGGCCCCGATCTGACACAGGATGCTGCTGTTAAAAGGGGAAGAGCCTTAGCTTATCAG ACACGAGTGGATCAAATTATGCAACAGCTGAAATTGGGATCTTTGGAGGTTGGGGACACTGAAGGCTCACCGATTGCAGCCGAGCATCCAGATCACAGGTCTCCAAGTCCTCACAACAATGATAAG AAGTCAGAACTATTGGAACTTGAAAAGCGGGAAGTAATAG GtgaaatattaaaattgaaTCCAAGTTACAAGGCCCCACCTGATTATAAACCTTTGTTGAAAGAGTCAAGTGTTCCACTCCCT GTCAAAGAACATCCTGGATTCAATTTTATTGGCCTCATATTTGGGCCTGGAGGTGATAATCAAAAGCGATTAGAAAAA GAAACTGGAGCTAAAATACAAGTTTATGGTACCAAAGCGGAGACAGGAGAGAAG GGAGAAATCAAACTATCTGATGGAAATGAAATCCATGGTGCTTATGAAGAGTTATGTGTTCAAATATCAGCCGAGACATTTGAGAAAGTTGATGCTGCTGTTTCCATCATTGAACTGCTGGTCACCTCAGTATCa GGGAATTTGACAGCTGTTTCCACAATCTCTACTTCCATTTCTGGGGATAATATAGATATCTCCCGAAGCCAGGATGCAGCCACCTCCAATGTTGGTACTGCTGCATTAGATCAGGGAGTACTACAACCAGTGGCCGGATCTACACAAACGCCCTTGCAGGGTCAATTTCAATTCCCCAGTCCATGGTTTCCATCAGGCCAATCTTCTGGTCTCATTCCCCCTACAAATCCTTCATCTCCAATTTTCAGAAATCATGTCCATTTATCGTCATCTCCCTTGAATCCTTCAAACATGCCTTCTTTGTTTGGGCCTCGACCAACTCCAGCTGCTGGACCCAGTTCAATTCTCCAAAACCAACCAGTTTTCCCCCGACCACAGCCACAAACACAAGTACCATGGCATCCTTACATGGCTCAAATAAGTCCTTTAGGACATATTGGTCCCTTGAGAAGTCCTTTACAGCAGCCTAATGTTTCAGCTCCACTTCCATTTACTGGTAGCCAAACCCTACCAACAAGGCCAGCCCCTATCACAGGGCCATTAATGGCTTCACTTTCTCAACCTATGT CTGGGAGTTCTAGTGTATGGTCTGGAGCCCCTGGAGGTGGTAGTGTTTCAACATCTCTAGGTCTGAGCAACATGGGGCAGATGGCTCCACAGATGGTTCAACCCAACAGGCCTCATCCTCAAAATCCACAACCAGGTGTTGCATCCATGGCTCCTTCAAATATATCAACAGCCAGTTTGGTTTCAACTATCACCTTTTCATCTAGGCCATCCATGCCACAGATTTCTGGTGCTGCTGTGAACCATCCTATTGCAGCTCCACATTTTTTGTCAAATCCACCATCTCAGGTAAGACATCCAGCTGCATTTTCAGCTTCTGTACACCATACACCAGCACCAGTACCTGCACCTAATTCATCTGTAAATCCGGGATTGGGAGCACTGATTCCTTCACCTGGATCGTCCACACAACCACCTTTACCCATGCAATCAGGAATAACAAATTCTGTTGCTCCGAGTACACCAAACTTCACTGTCATAAAACCACCAACAGTGACAGCTCCAAGCTCTGGTAATTTCACTTTTCAACCGCATGGGCCGCAGAACCCAGTCTCTCAAACAGTTGCCACGTTAAGTAGCCAACTTGCAACTCAGAGTACTTCACAGGTGCAGCCTCCAGCACCTCAGGTATCATCTTTCCAGTTGGCTGCGCCCAAACTAATTCCTCAACCAGTCAGTCAAGTCTTTCAGAGGCCATCGTTCAGCAATCTGGTAGGCCAGCCTCAAGCTCCTGTATCTCCTGTTCCCTATGCCAGAACACCAATGGGTCCACCCAGACATCCGTCAATTCCAAATGCAAGTGTTTCACCTAGGACTCCACTCCCACAAATGGGCCTAAGGAACTTCAGTCCAGCTCCCCAAAGGCCTGGTTTCTCTGGTCCTATTGTTCCCAGGCCGGCAAATCCTGTTCAACTTCAACAAAATTATCCAGCTCGAATGAGTAGGCCAGATATCCTCTTTTCTCCAAATCAGCAATTTAGCAACACTTTATCCTTTGCATCTAGTAAGGCAGTTTCTAATCCTGGAGGACAGCAAATTTATGATCCTTTCTCACCTACTTCTGTGTCTACCTCAAAGGCAGAGGGGTGA
- the LOC121239999 gene encoding atrophin-1 isoform X2, with protein sequence MSAKVDTTSAVEPHSSKMSGMSTLSAPPTSSQKVSMFAAKSGFVIPRNKLSGSLIPIIRGGKKLGGGDASNEESTNLTQRKTKWGPDLTQDAAVKRGRALAYQTRVDQIMQQLKLGSLEVGDTEGSPIAAEHPDHRSPSPHNNDKSELLELEKREVIGEILKLNPSYKAPPDYKPLLKESSVPLPVKEHPGFNFIGLIFGPGGDNQKRLEKETGAKIQVYGTKAETGEKGEIKLSDGNEIHGAYEELCVQISAETFEKVDAAVSIIELLVTSVSGNLTAVSTISTSISGDNIDISRSQDAATSNVGTAALDQGVLQPVAGSTQTPLQGQFQFPSPWFPSGQSSGLIPPTNPSSPIFRNHVHLSSSPLNPSNMPSLFGPRPTPAAGPSSILQNQPVFPRPQPQTQVPWHPYMAQISPLGHIGPLRSPLQQPNVSAPLPFTGSQTLPTRPAPITGPLMASLSQPMSGSSSVWSGAPGGGSVSTSLGLSNMGQMAPQMVQPNRPHPQNPQPGVASMAPSNISTASLVSTITFSSRPSMPQISGAAVNHPIAAPHFLSNPPSQVRHPAAFSASVHHTPAPVPAPNSSVNPGLGALIPSPGSSTQPPLPMQSGITNSVAPSTPNFTVIKPPTVTAPSSGNFTFQPHGPQNPVSQTVATLSSQLATQSTSQVQPPAPQVSSFQLAAPKLIPQPVSQVFQRPSFSNLVGQPQAPVSPVPYARTPMGPPRHPSIPNASVSPRTPLPQMGLRNFSPAPQRPGFSGPIVPRPANPVQLQQNYPARMSRPDILFSPNQQFSNTLSFASSKAVSNPGGQQIYDPFSPTSVSTSKAEG encoded by the exons ATGAGTGCAAAGGTCGACACGACATCTGCTGTTGAGCCTCACAGTTCTAAGATGTCTGGAATGAGCACATTATCTGCACCACCAACCAGTAGCCAAAAGGTCTCTATGTTCGCTGCAAAATCTGGATTTGTTATTCCAAGAAACAAATTGTCAGGCTCATTAATTCCTATCATTCGAGGAGGGAAAAAGCTGGGAGGAGGTGATGCGTCTAATGAGGAAAGTACCAACCTGACGCAGAGGAAAACAAAATGGGGCCCCGATCTGACACAGGATGCTGCTGTTAAAAGGGGAAGAGCCTTAGCTTATCAG ACACGAGTGGATCAAATTATGCAACAGCTGAAATTGGGATCTTTGGAGGTTGGGGACACTGAAGGCTCACCGATTGCAGCCGAGCATCCAGATCACAGGTCTCCAAGTCCTCACAACAATGATAAG TCAGAACTATTGGAACTTGAAAAGCGGGAAGTAATAG GtgaaatattaaaattgaaTCCAAGTTACAAGGCCCCACCTGATTATAAACCTTTGTTGAAAGAGTCAAGTGTTCCACTCCCT GTCAAAGAACATCCTGGATTCAATTTTATTGGCCTCATATTTGGGCCTGGAGGTGATAATCAAAAGCGATTAGAAAAA GAAACTGGAGCTAAAATACAAGTTTATGGTACCAAAGCGGAGACAGGAGAGAAG GGAGAAATCAAACTATCTGATGGAAATGAAATCCATGGTGCTTATGAAGAGTTATGTGTTCAAATATCAGCCGAGACATTTGAGAAAGTTGATGCTGCTGTTTCCATCATTGAACTGCTGGTCACCTCAGTATCa GGGAATTTGACAGCTGTTTCCACAATCTCTACTTCCATTTCTGGGGATAATATAGATATCTCCCGAAGCCAGGATGCAGCCACCTCCAATGTTGGTACTGCTGCATTAGATCAGGGAGTACTACAACCAGTGGCCGGATCTACACAAACGCCCTTGCAGGGTCAATTTCAATTCCCCAGTCCATGGTTTCCATCAGGCCAATCTTCTGGTCTCATTCCCCCTACAAATCCTTCATCTCCAATTTTCAGAAATCATGTCCATTTATCGTCATCTCCCTTGAATCCTTCAAACATGCCTTCTTTGTTTGGGCCTCGACCAACTCCAGCTGCTGGACCCAGTTCAATTCTCCAAAACCAACCAGTTTTCCCCCGACCACAGCCACAAACACAAGTACCATGGCATCCTTACATGGCTCAAATAAGTCCTTTAGGACATATTGGTCCCTTGAGAAGTCCTTTACAGCAGCCTAATGTTTCAGCTCCACTTCCATTTACTGGTAGCCAAACCCTACCAACAAGGCCAGCCCCTATCACAGGGCCATTAATGGCTTCACTTTCTCAACCTATGT CTGGGAGTTCTAGTGTATGGTCTGGAGCCCCTGGAGGTGGTAGTGTTTCAACATCTCTAGGTCTGAGCAACATGGGGCAGATGGCTCCACAGATGGTTCAACCCAACAGGCCTCATCCTCAAAATCCACAACCAGGTGTTGCATCCATGGCTCCTTCAAATATATCAACAGCCAGTTTGGTTTCAACTATCACCTTTTCATCTAGGCCATCCATGCCACAGATTTCTGGTGCTGCTGTGAACCATCCTATTGCAGCTCCACATTTTTTGTCAAATCCACCATCTCAGGTAAGACATCCAGCTGCATTTTCAGCTTCTGTACACCATACACCAGCACCAGTACCTGCACCTAATTCATCTGTAAATCCGGGATTGGGAGCACTGATTCCTTCACCTGGATCGTCCACACAACCACCTTTACCCATGCAATCAGGAATAACAAATTCTGTTGCTCCGAGTACACCAAACTTCACTGTCATAAAACCACCAACAGTGACAGCTCCAAGCTCTGGTAATTTCACTTTTCAACCGCATGGGCCGCAGAACCCAGTCTCTCAAACAGTTGCCACGTTAAGTAGCCAACTTGCAACTCAGAGTACTTCACAGGTGCAGCCTCCAGCACCTCAGGTATCATCTTTCCAGTTGGCTGCGCCCAAACTAATTCCTCAACCAGTCAGTCAAGTCTTTCAGAGGCCATCGTTCAGCAATCTGGTAGGCCAGCCTCAAGCTCCTGTATCTCCTGTTCCCTATGCCAGAACACCAATGGGTCCACCCAGACATCCGTCAATTCCAAATGCAAGTGTTTCACCTAGGACTCCACTCCCACAAATGGGCCTAAGGAACTTCAGTCCAGCTCCCCAAAGGCCTGGTTTCTCTGGTCCTATTGTTCCCAGGCCGGCAAATCCTGTTCAACTTCAACAAAATTATCCAGCTCGAATGAGTAGGCCAGATATCCTCTTTTCTCCAAATCAGCAATTTAGCAACACTTTATCCTTTGCATCTAGTAAGGCAGTTTCTAATCCTGGAGGACAGCAAATTTATGATCCTTTCTCACCTACTTCTGTGTCTACCTCAAAGGCAGAGGGGTGA